The nucleotide sequence CGTATCGACCTGCTGGACCTGGGCCCGAAGCTGCGCCTGTGGTCCACCGAAAAAACCTGGAAGCGCTTCGCCGAACGCCTGGCCCGGCGGCCCCGGCCCACGGATGCGCGTCCGGAAATCCTGTTCGTCGGTTCCGGCGATTATCACCACCTGACGCCGGCGTTTCTGGCCGACCTGAAAGAACCCATCAGCCTGATCCACTTCGACAACCACCCCGACTGGGTGCGCTTTGCGCCCAGGCGCCACTGTGGCTCGTGGGTCAACCGCGCATTGAACATGCCGGCGATCAAACGCATCGTCACCCTCGGCCCCTGCAGCGATGACCTGCATAACCCGCAACTGCGTGGCGGCAACCTCGGTGCCCTCAAGCGCGGGCGCCTGCAACTGTTCCCCTGGCAGCACCCGCCGTCGAAAGTCTGGGGCCGGGTCGGCGATGGCGCCGGCCACCAGCAGCAGGAAAACCACCTGCACTGGCGCAACCTGGCGGAGCTGGACTGGCCGGCGTTTCTCGAGCAGATGATCGGCAGCCTGCCCACCGAAGCGATCTGGATCACCATCGACAAAGACGTGCTCGCCAGTGAAGACGCCGCCACCAACTGGGACCAGGGCGGCATGCGCCTGACCCACCTGCTGCAAGCCCTGCGGGCGCTGGCGGCGCGCAAGCGCATCATCGGCATCGACGTGTGCGGCGAGTTCGCCACGCCGGCGTTCAGCAACGCGTTCAAGCGTTGGGAAGCCAAGTCCGACCAGCCGCCCGCGGAGCGCTGGAGCCCGGAGGATCTGCAGCGCAACGCCGCCACCAATGAAGCCCTGATCGACCTGTTTGAGGAGCTGTTCCCGTGAGCCTGACCGTGGTGTTACTCGTGGCGTTTTCCATCGTGCTCGATGTGATCGGCCAACTGTGTTTCAAGCTCGGCCTGGACCGTTTGCCGGAGTTGGAGGGCGGCTTTCGCCTGAATGCGTTCTGGGGCCAGGTGTTCAATGCGCCGTTGCTGTGGGCGGGGATCGGTGCCTATGTAATCGAGTTTTTCGTGTGGCTCGAAGCGCTGTCTCGTGCGCCGTTGAGCCTGTTATTCCCGGCGGCGGCCCTGGCTTATTGCGGGGTGGTGCTGGCGGGCAAGGTGGTACTGGGCGAAACCGTCAGCCGACGTCGTTGGCTGGGCACGCTGGTGATTACCTTGGGTGTGATGCTGGTAGCGATTGCTGGGAGTCAGGCATGAGTACGCAAACGATGCATACCGGTTGGTTGCATGGGCGCCTGGGCACGGTGGTGCTGTGGGCCTTGCTGATCTGCACCGAGAGTGCCGGGCAGCTGTTTACCAAAGTTGCAGGGGACCAACTGGGGCAGATGGATTTCAACTGGCAGTGGTTGTCCGAGGTGGCGCGTAACCCGGGGATCCTGGCGGCGATCGCCAGTTACATCGGCGCGTTTTTCGTGTGGATGCTGATCCTGCGGCGCAGCAGCCTGTCCCTGGCGTTTCCGCTCAGTTCGCTGGTGTTTGTGGTGGTGTTGCTGGGTTCGTGGCTGGGGCTGGGGGAACATATCAGCCCGCTGCACTGGGTAGGCGTGGCGGTGATCATCGGCGGTATAGCGCTGCTGGCCGAAGGCGAAGAAAACTGAAACACGAATTCATGGGGAGTGGGCTTGCCCCTCCCATATTTTGTTCGAAGTGATCAATCGAACTTGTAGCTGATCGCCGTTTGTACCTGGCCCTGGTTCACGTCGCCGGTCTCCTTGACGATGCTGCTGTTGGCCGCCGAACCCACCAGGTGCACCCAGCTGGCGCTGGTCAGCAGTGACCAATTGGAGGCCAGGGGGAATTCGAAACTCTGGGTCAACGTGAGGTTCTGGAAGCCGCCGTTGGCGTTATACGGACGAATACCAGAGGCCGCGGATTCATTGGCGTCCACCCCGAAATAAGTCTGGGTCTGGCGCGCATCGGCGAAATTCGCCGCCAGGCCGCTGCTGCCGATCACCCCGCCACCCAGGGGGTAGCCCAGCTCGCCGCCGACCTTGCCCAGCGCGCCGCTCTGCGAGTGCCCGCCGCCCACGGCCTGGCCCATCCGGGCGTACACGCGCCAGAAGTCGGCCGGCGCGTATTGGATGAAGCCGCCCACTTCCGCCATGTCCGACACATTGCGCAGGCCTTGCAGCTCACCGTTGGAGGTACGCCCCTGCAGGTAGTTGATATAGGGGCCGGCGGTAAAACCGTTGGTGTTCAGGGCGCTCCAGGTCAGGCCGTCATCGGTGCTCAGGCTGACGTTGCCCCAGTCCAGGTCCAGGTAGGGCACGGGGCGGGTTTCGTAGCGGCTGCCGGTGGGGTCGTGGGGTTGATAACTGAGGCCCGCGCCGGCTTCACCGGTGACCGGGGCTGCCAGGGCGGTGTCGGCAATGCCCCACAGCCCCAGTAAACCGGCGAATACAGCGCAAGTGAGTTTGAGCATGGAGCAGGTTCCTTATCTGGACATGCGCGCATGAACGCGCGAAGGGCATCCCTTGCGCAAGCACTCATCTTGTTTGTAGCGAGCTACAAAAATTGTAGCTTGCACGACACATATCTCCACCGCTAACGCCAGAACCCCCAGCCCGGCTGGGCTTCAGCCAGTTGGCACACTCCCTGCTCTACCCCTTGGGCAAGCGCACACAGCGCGCTCCTCAAGGTAAACGCAGATGATCCACTGGCATATCGTGTGTGACTTCGACGGGACCATTACCCCCACCGATGTCATCGACAACGTCCTCCAACGCTTCGCCGGCCCCGAGTGGGAAACCATCGAACAGGAATGGCTGGATGGGCATATCGGTTCCCGCGAATGCCTGAGCCGTCAACTGGCGCTGATCAAGGCCACCCCAAGTGAACTGCTGGCGTATTTCGACAGTGTCGAGATCGACCCGGATTTCCCCGACTTCGTCGATCACGTGCTCGGCCTGGGCGCTTCCCTCGAAGTGGTCAGCGACGGTATCGAACAGGGGATTGCGCGGATCCTGTCGCGCAACTACGTGACCTTGCTGCCGATCCTCGCCAACCGCCTGCGCCAGGTCGACCAGAACAGCTGGCGCATCGACTTCCCGTATGCCAGCGATGCCTGCCGCGCCGCGTCCGGCAACTGCAAGTGCAAATCCACCCCGCGCAACAAGCGCGTGCTGGTGATCGGCGACGGCAAGTCGGACATGTGCGTGGCCTCCACCGCCGACTTCGTGTTCGCCAAAGACAGCCTCGCCCAGTACTGCGCAGCCAACAACATCCCTCACGCGCGCTTCGACACCTTCGCCGAAGTGCCTGCGTTGCTGGCCCGCCTGCCTCAGGGCATCGCCGCCAACGCCACCACCTTCAATACCTCTTCTGACAATCAGGAACTCTTCCACCATGTCTGATATCCGCATCGCTACCGCCGAAGACCAGATCCTCCTGGATAAAGAAGCCAAGTATTGCTCCTACGGCGACACCGTTCACTACATCGAGCCACCGCGTATTTTCAGCCGTTGCGAAGGCTCCTACGTGTGGGACACCGAAGACCAGGCCTACCTCGACCTGCAAATGTGGTACTCGGCCGTCAACTTCGGCTACGCCAACCCGCGCCTGAACAATGCGTTGAAACAGCAGATCGACACCCTGCCGCAAATCGCCAGCCAGTACCTGCACAAAGGCAAGATCGAGCTGTCGGAAATGATCGCGGTGGACGCCAAGAAGAAATTCGGCCTCGACGGTCGCGTGCACTTCAACGTCGGCGGTTCGCAGTCGATCGAAGACTCCCTGAAGGTGGTGCGTAACGCCACCAACGGCAAAAGCCTGATGTTCGCCTTCGAAGGCGGCTATCACGGCCGGACCCTCGGCGCCTCGTCGATCACTTCCAGCTACCGCTACCGTCGTCGCTATGGCCACTTCGGCGAGCGCGCGCAGTTCATCCCGTTCCCGTACCACTTCCGCGGCCCCAAGGGCATGACCAAGGAAGAGTACGGCAGCCATTGCGTGCAGCAATTCGCGCGCCTGTTCGAGACCGAATACAACGGTGTGTGGGACCCGAAAGTCGGCCAGAGCGAATACGCCGCGTTCTACGTCGAGCCGATCCAGGGCACCGGCGGCTACGTGATCCCGCCGATGAACTTCTATCGCGAACTCAAGCATGTGTTGGATCAGCACGGCATCCTGATGGTGTCCGACGAAATCCAGATGGGCTTCTACCGCACCGGCAAACTCTGGTCCATCGAGCACTTTGACGTACAACCGGACGTGATCGTGTTCGGCAAGGCGCTGACCAACGGCCTCAACCCACTGGGCGGCATCTGGGCCCGTGAAGAGTTGATCAACCCGAAGATCTTCCCGCCAGGTTCGACCCACTCCACTTTCGCCTCCAACCCATTGGGCACGGCGGTGGGCCTGGAAATGTTCAAGATGACCAACGAAGTCGACTACGGCGCGATGGTCATGGCCAAGGGCAAATTCTTCCTCGAAGGCCTGCAGGACCTGCAGAAACGGTTCCCGATCATCGGCGACGTCGACGGCCTGGGCCTGGCCCTGCGCTGCGAAATCTGCGGCCCGGACGGCTTCACGCCGGACAAGGCGACCCTGGACTACATGGTCGAAGAAGGCATGAAAGGCGACATGGTCGTCGATGGCCGCAAACTCGGCCTGATCCTCGACGTGGGCGGCTACTACAAAAACGTGATCACCCTGGCACCGTCCCTGGAAATCAGCTACCCGGAAATCGAACTGGGCCTGAAGCTGCTCGAGCAACTGCTGGTACGGGCGACCCAACGGTGAGCGCCGCCGGGATCGACCTCGGTGAAGGCAGTGCCGGTTTCGTTCTCGGTGAAGGTCCGGTCGGGATCCTGTTGATCCACGGCCTGACCGGCACCCCGACGGAGTTGCGCCAGGTCGCCAAGGGCCTGGTCAAGGCGGGTAACTGCACGGTGTACGTGCCCACCCTGGCCGGGCACTGCGGTGACAACAGCGACCTGCAGGCCACCGGCTGGCTGGACTGGTACGAGGGCGTGCGCAAGACCTTCGTGCAGGTCAGGCAACGCCACGAGCAGGTGTTTGTCGGTGGTTTGTCCATGGGTGCGGTGATGTCGATGTACGTGGCTGCCGAGCACCCTGGGCAAGTTGCCGGGCTGTTGATGTATTCCACCACCCTCAAGTACGACGGCTGGAGCATCAACAAACTGGCGTTCCTCACGCCGTTGCTGATGAAGATTCCGTTCGGCGTGCATATCTGCCGCTTCGAAGAGAAGCCGCCCTACGGCATCAAGAACGAACGCCTGCGGGCAATCGTCGAGCGGCAGATGAAGGAAGGGCAGAGCAGCGAAGCCGGTTTGCTGACCATGGAAGGCATCACGGTGCGCGAGTTGCACCGCATGAATGCCGTGGTCAGGAAACGCATGCCCAAGGTCAAGGTGCCGGCCCTGGTGCTGCACTCCCTCGAAGACGACATCACCAGCCGCTGGAACGCCGATTACGTGGAGCGTCACCTGGGCGGCCCGGTGACCAAGATCCTGCTGGACAACTGCTACCACATGATCACCGTCGACCTGCAATACCGCCGGGTGATCGAGTTGAGTGCCGACTTTGTCGAGCGGCACACCGCGTTTGTGGACGCCGGCTTACTGGGTGGTGAGCGGGCTTGTTGTGGTGAGCCAGCTTGCTGTGGTGAGCGGGCTTGCCCCGCGCTGGGCGGCGAAGCCGCCCCAAACCCAGGCACCTCAGTTCTAACTGGACGCATGCAGTGTCAGTGATGGGGCGGCTTCGCCACCCGGCGCGGGGCAAGCCCGCTCACCACAACAGCAAGCGCGCTCACAACAGCAAGCCCGCTCACCACAAGATGTCGCTCGCCAGCCATAACAAGGGAAACGATGTGATCACCACCCAAGCCTTCCCGACCATCCGGGCCCTCCAGCGTAGCGCCTGGAACGACTGTTTTCCCGGTGCCCTGGAAGACTGGGACTATTACGTCGCCGTGGAAAACGCCGCCATCGATGACTTCCAATGGCGCTACCTGGCGGTTTACGACAATGGAACGCTGGTGGCCGTGGCCGCCGCCTTCATCACCCATTATCGCCTCGACACCACGGTGTCGGGCGCCGGCAAGCGTTTGGCCGAACGTGTGGAGCGGCTGTGGCCGGGTGTTTTGCAATTGGGCCTGTATGCCATTGGCTCCCCGGTGGCCGAGCGTTGCGACGCCGGGGTTGCCAGTGGCGTGCCCGAGTCGCGTCGCCCGTTGTTGCTC is from Pseudomonas marginalis and encodes:
- a CDS encoding arginase — encoded protein: MNILDLDHSLTGQAPIARRLASGRATRIDLLDLGPKLRLWSTEKTWKRFAERLARRPRPTDARPEILFVGSGDYHHLTPAFLADLKEPISLIHFDNHPDWVRFAPRRHCGSWVNRALNMPAIKRIVTLGPCSDDLHNPQLRGGNLGALKRGRLQLFPWQHPPSKVWGRVGDGAGHQQQENHLHWRNLAELDWPAFLEQMIGSLPTEAIWITIDKDVLASEDAATNWDQGGMRLTHLLQALRALAARKRIIGIDVCGEFATPAFSNAFKRWEAKSDQPPAERWSPEDLQRNAATNEALIDLFEELFP
- a CDS encoding transporter, producing MSLTVVLLVAFSIVLDVIGQLCFKLGLDRLPELEGGFRLNAFWGQVFNAPLLWAGIGAYVIEFFVWLEALSRAPLSLLFPAAALAYCGVVLAGKVVLGETVSRRRWLGTLVITLGVMLVAIAGSQA
- a CDS encoding EamA family transporter, translating into MSTQTMHTGWLHGRLGTVVLWALLICTESAGQLFTKVAGDQLGQMDFNWQWLSEVARNPGILAAIASYIGAFFVWMLILRRSSLSLAFPLSSLVFVVVLLGSWLGLGEHISPLHWVGVAVIIGGIALLAEGEEN
- a CDS encoding MipA/OmpV family protein, producing MLKLTCAVFAGLLGLWGIADTALAAPVTGEAGAGLSYQPHDPTGSRYETRPVPYLDLDWGNVSLSTDDGLTWSALNTNGFTAGPYINYLQGRTSNGELQGLRNVSDMAEVGGFIQYAPADFWRVYARMGQAVGGGHSQSGALGKVGGELGYPLGGGVIGSSGLAANFADARQTQTYFGVDANESAASGIRPYNANGGFQNLTLTQSFEFPLASNWSLLTSASWVHLVGSAANSSIVKETGDVNQGQVQTAISYKFD
- a CDS encoding MtnX-like HAD-IB family phosphatase, whose protein sequence is MIHWHIVCDFDGTITPTDVIDNVLQRFAGPEWETIEQEWLDGHIGSRECLSRQLALIKATPSELLAYFDSVEIDPDFPDFVDHVLGLGASLEVVSDGIEQGIARILSRNYVTLLPILANRLRQVDQNSWRIDFPYASDACRAASGNCKCKSTPRNKRVLVIGDGKSDMCVASTADFVFAKDSLAQYCAANNIPHARFDTFAEVPALLARLPQGIAANATTFNTSSDNQELFHHV
- a CDS encoding aspartate aminotransferase family protein, translated to MSDIRIATAEDQILLDKEAKYCSYGDTVHYIEPPRIFSRCEGSYVWDTEDQAYLDLQMWYSAVNFGYANPRLNNALKQQIDTLPQIASQYLHKGKIELSEMIAVDAKKKFGLDGRVHFNVGGSQSIEDSLKVVRNATNGKSLMFAFEGGYHGRTLGASSITSSYRYRRRYGHFGERAQFIPFPYHFRGPKGMTKEEYGSHCVQQFARLFETEYNGVWDPKVGQSEYAAFYVEPIQGTGGYVIPPMNFYRELKHVLDQHGILMVSDEIQMGFYRTGKLWSIEHFDVQPDVIVFGKALTNGLNPLGGIWAREELINPKIFPPGSTHSTFASNPLGTAVGLEMFKMTNEVDYGAMVMAKGKFFLEGLQDLQKRFPIIGDVDGLGLALRCEICGPDGFTPDKATLDYMVEEGMKGDMVVDGRKLGLILDVGGYYKNVITLAPSLEISYPEIELGLKLLEQLLVRATQR
- a CDS encoding alpha/beta hydrolase — its product is MSAAGIDLGEGSAGFVLGEGPVGILLIHGLTGTPTELRQVAKGLVKAGNCTVYVPTLAGHCGDNSDLQATGWLDWYEGVRKTFVQVRQRHEQVFVGGLSMGAVMSMYVAAEHPGQVAGLLMYSTTLKYDGWSINKLAFLTPLLMKIPFGVHICRFEEKPPYGIKNERLRAIVERQMKEGQSSEAGLLTMEGITVRELHRMNAVVRKRMPKVKVPALVLHSLEDDITSRWNADYVERHLGGPVTKILLDNCYHMITVDLQYRRVIELSADFVERHTAFVDAGLLGGERACCGEPACCGERACPALGGEAAPNPGTSVLTGRMQCQ